A portion of the Streptococcus urinalis 2285-97 genome contains these proteins:
- the secA gene encoding preprotein translocase subunit SecA, translated as MANILRKVIENDKGEIRKLEKIAKKVESYADEMANLSDADLQAKTPEFQNRYQNGETLDQLLPEAFAVVREAAKRVLGLYPYRVQIMGGVVLHNGDVPEMRTGEGKTLTATMPVYLNALAGEGVHVITVNEYLSTRDATEMGEVYSWLGLSVGINLAAKSPAEKRDAYLCDITYSTNSEVGFDYLRDNMVVRQEDMVQRPLNYALVDEVDSVLIDEARTPLIVSGAVSSETNQLYIRADMFVKTLSEEDYIIDVPTKTIGLSDSGIDKAETYFSLANLYDIENVALTHFVDNALRANYIMLLDIDYVVSEEGEILIVDQFTGRTMEGRRFSDGLHQAIEAKEGVRIQEESKTSASITYQNMFRMYKKLAGMTGTAKTEEEEFREVYNMRIIPIPTNKPIARLDNTDLLYPTLESKFRAVVADVKARHEKGQPILVGTVAVETSDYISKKLVEAGIPHEVLNAKNHFKEAQIIMNAGQRGAVTIATNMAGRGTDIKLGEGVRELGGLCVIGTERHESRRIDNQLRGRSGRQGDPGESQFYLSLEDDLMKRFGSERIKVFLDRMKTDDEDLVIKSRMLSRQVESAQKRVEGNNYDTRKQVLQYDDVMREQREIIYANRRDVITANRDLSPEIKAMIERTINRAVDAHSRSNRNDALEAILTFARTNLVSEESIGIKDLKGKKDAEIKSYLVDRAYKVYEEQISKLKDQDAILEFQKVLILMVVDNKWTDHIDALDQLRQSVGLRGYAQNNPVVEYQSEGFRMFQDMIGAIEFDVTRTMMKAQIHEQERERSTERVTTTSAQNIKAKKLDFDDLEGDIDFSNVNRNDPCPCGSGKKFKNCHGKKRY; from the coding sequence ATGGCAAATATTCTACGCAAAGTCATTGAAAATGACAAAGGCGAAATAAGAAAATTAGAAAAAATTGCAAAAAAAGTAGAGTCATATGCTGATGAAATGGCAAATTTATCAGATGCCGACTTGCAAGCAAAAACTCCAGAATTTCAAAATCGTTATCAAAATGGTGAAACATTAGACCAATTACTTCCAGAAGCTTTTGCTGTTGTTCGAGAAGCTGCAAAACGTGTTCTAGGGTTATATCCCTACCGTGTCCAAATTATGGGGGGGGTTGTTCTCCATAATGGTGATGTCCCAGAAATGCGTACTGGTGAAGGTAAAACGTTGACTGCCACAATGCCAGTGTATCTAAATGCACTAGCAGGTGAAGGGGTACATGTTATTACGGTCAACGAATACCTTTCAACTCGTGATGCAACTGAAATGGGTGAAGTCTATAGCTGGCTGGGCTTATCAGTTGGGATCAATTTAGCGGCTAAATCACCCGCTGAAAAGCGTGACGCTTATTTATGTGATATTACATACTCAACAAACTCAGAAGTTGGCTTTGACTATCTAAGAGACAATATGGTAGTTCGTCAAGAAGATATGGTTCAAAGACCACTTAATTACGCACTTGTCGATGAAGTTGACTCTGTTCTTATTGATGAAGCAAGAACACCTTTGATTGTTTCTGGTGCAGTAAGTTCTGAAACAAATCAACTTTATATCCGTGCTGATATGTTTGTTAAAACGTTATCAGAAGAAGATTATATCATTGATGTTCCAACTAAAACCATTGGATTATCTGATTCAGGGATTGATAAAGCTGAAACTTACTTTAGTCTTGCTAACTTGTATGATATTGAGAATGTAGCATTGACTCACTTTGTGGATAATGCTTTACGAGCTAACTATATCATGCTTCTTGATATTGATTATGTTGTCAGTGAAGAAGGTGAAATTTTAATTGTTGATCAATTTACGGGTCGTACAATGGAAGGTCGTCGTTTCTCTGATGGTCTTCACCAAGCTATTGAAGCTAAAGAAGGCGTTCGTATCCAGGAAGAGTCAAAAACAAGTGCATCCATTACGTACCAAAATATGTTCCGCATGTACAAAAAACTTGCAGGTATGACTGGTACTGCCAAGACGGAAGAAGAAGAGTTTCGTGAAGTTTATAATATGCGAATCATTCCAATCCCAACTAACAAACCAATTGCACGTCTTGATAATACTGATTTGCTCTATCCTACATTAGAATCAAAATTCAGAGCTGTAGTAGCTGATGTCAAAGCACGTCATGAGAAGGGACAACCAATCCTTGTAGGTACAGTGGCTGTTGAAACAAGTGATTACATTTCGAAAAAGCTTGTCGAAGCAGGAATCCCTCATGAAGTTTTAAATGCTAAAAACCACTTCAAAGAAGCACAAATTATCATGAATGCCGGTCAACGCGGAGCGGTTACAATTGCGACCAATATGGCTGGTCGTGGTACTGATATTAAACTTGGTGAAGGTGTTCGCGAATTAGGCGGCCTTTGCGTTATTGGTACGGAACGTCATGAAAGTCGTCGTATTGATAACCAATTACGTGGGCGTTCTGGACGTCAGGGGGACCCTGGTGAATCACAATTTTATCTATCCTTAGAAGATGATTTGATGAAACGATTTGGTTCAGAACGAATTAAAGTTTTCCTTGACCGTATGAAGACTGATGACGAAGATTTGGTTATCAAGTCAAGAATGCTTTCAAGACAAGTTGAGTCAGCTCAAAAACGTGTTGAAGGTAATAACTATGATACGCGTAAGCAAGTCTTGCAATACGATGATGTCATGAGAGAACAACGTGAAATCATTTATGCCAATCGTCGTGATGTGATTACAGCTAACCGTGATTTATCTCCTGAAATAAAAGCAATGATTGAACGAACGATTAATCGTGCGGTTGATGCTCATAGTAGAAGTAATCGTAATGATGCTTTAGAAGCTATCTTGACTTTTGCAAGAACCAATCTCGTTTCAGAAGAATCAATTGGTATTAAAGATCTTAAAGGTAAAAAAGATGCTGAAATCAAGTCATATCTTGTAGACCGAGCATATAAAGTCTATGAAGAGCAAATTTCAAAACTGAAAGATCAAGATGCTATTCTTGAATTCCAAAAAGTCTTGATATTAATGGTTGTGGATAATAAATGGACAGATCATATTGATGCATTGGATCAATTGAGACAATCAGTTGGTCTACGTGGTTACGCCCAAAATAATCCAGTTGTTGAATATCAGTCAGAAGGATTTAGAATGTTCCAAGATATGATTGGTGCAATTGAATTTGACGTCACAAGAACGATGATGAAAGCACAAATTCATGAGCAAGAAAGAGAACGTTCAACTGAGCGCGTGACAACGACATCAGCTCAAAATATTAAAGCTAAAAAATTAGACTTTGATGATTTGGAAGGTGACATTGATTTTAGTAATGTTAACCGTAACGATCCTTGCCCATGTGGTTCAGGTAAAAAATTTAAAAACTGTCATGGTAAAAAACGCTATTAA
- the manA gene encoding mannose-6-phosphate isomerase, class I, giving the protein MSEPLFLKAKMHDKIWGGTKLKEQFGYDIPTETTGEYWAISAHPNGVSTVSNGKYKDMPLDRLYQEVPTLFGNPKEKVFPLLTKILDANDWLSVQVHPDDAYGLKHEGELGKTECWYVIDAEPGAEIIYGHNAKTKEELRQMIEAKKWDDLLTKIPVKAGDFYYVPSGTMHAIGKGILILETQQSSDTTYRVYDFDRKDANGQTRELHIDKSIDVLTIGEPNNSTPACVLSDHLSNTVLVSNPFFTVYKWEISGETNFKKVAPYLLVSVIEGQGEIVVDGQTYALTKGSHFILPNDVSSWQISGDLRIIASHPNSK; this is encoded by the coding sequence ATGTCAGAACCATTATTTTTAAAAGCAAAAATGCATGATAAAATTTGGGGTGGAACGAAACTAAAGGAACAATTTGGATATGATATTCCAACTGAAACAACAGGAGAATATTGGGCTATTTCTGCACATCCCAATGGTGTATCGACAGTATCAAATGGAAAATACAAAGATATGCCACTAGACAGGTTATATCAAGAAGTTCCAACTCTTTTTGGAAATCCTAAAGAAAAAGTCTTTCCATTATTAACTAAAATCTTAGATGCTAATGATTGGTTAAGTGTACAAGTTCATCCAGATGATGCTTATGGTTTGAAACATGAAGGTGAACTTGGTAAGACGGAATGTTGGTATGTCATTGATGCCGAACCTGGTGCTGAAATTATTTATGGACATAATGCCAAGACTAAAGAAGAATTACGACAAATGATTGAAGCTAAGAAATGGGATGATTTGTTAACAAAAATTCCTGTTAAAGCTGGTGATTTCTATTATGTTCCAAGTGGTACAATGCATGCTATTGGGAAAGGCATCCTTATTTTAGAAACGCAACAATCTAGTGATACGACTTATAGAGTGTACGATTTTGATCGCAAAGATGCCAATGGTCAAACACGAGAACTGCATATTGATAAATCAATTGATGTCTTAACCATTGGGGAACCTAATAATAGTACTCCAGCTTGTGTCCTTAGTGATCATTTGAGCAATACGGTGCTTGTTTCAAATCCATTTTTCACAGTTTATAAATGGGAAATTTCAGGTGAGACAAACTTTAAAAAAGTAGCTCCATACTTGTTGGTCAGTGTAATAGAAGGACAAGGTGAAATAGTCGTTGATGGGCAGACTTATGCACTAACTAAAGGTAGTCATTTCATATTGCCAAATGATGTTTCTTCATGGCAAATTTCTGGTGATTTAAGGATAATTGCTAGTCATCCTAATTCAAAATAA
- a CDS encoding glycoside hydrolase family 1 protein: protein MKTVTFEKNFWWGAATSGPQSEGSFKKPHQNVMDYWYAKSPEDFYDQVGPDTASNFYHDYKEDIKLMKACGLNSVRTSIQWSRLIKNLETNEVNPEAVDFYNHVIDELIANGIEPILNLHHFDLPVDLLHQYGGWESRPVVDLFVGFAEKCFTLFGDRVKYWFTHNEPLVVVEGGYLEQFHYPKIVDGYKAVQVAYHLQLASSKAIERYRQLNLEGEIGIILNLTPAYPASDSPEDLEAARIADLWYNRMFMDASSKGYFPEELVSILKKENALWKSTEEELTIIKNNTIDILGVNFYHPNRVQRPKYSPNSLAVDFLPNKYWQSYDMPMARMNVDKGWEIYPKAVYDIAKDIQENYGNIKWYMSENGIGVSKEERFMNEAGMIEDDYRIQFIKEHLYWLQKGISEGSHCIGYHLWTPIDCWSWANAYRNRYGLISNNIHTQTKTIKKSGYWMKNMIDSNQFLIDETVFNS from the coding sequence ATGAAAACAGTAACTTTTGAAAAAAATTTTTGGTGGGGTGCTGCAACGAGTGGGCCGCAATCTGAAGGCTCTTTTAAAAAACCTCATCAAAATGTCATGGATTATTGGTATGCTAAATCGCCAGAAGATTTTTATGATCAGGTTGGTCCAGATACAGCTTCGAATTTTTACCATGATTATAAAGAAGATATCAAGTTGATGAAGGCTTGCGGGCTAAATAGTGTTAGGACGTCTATTCAATGGTCGCGTTTAATTAAAAATTTAGAGACAAATGAGGTTAATCCAGAAGCTGTTGATTTTTATAATCATGTTATTGATGAATTAATCGCAAATGGTATTGAACCTATCCTTAATCTACATCATTTTGATTTACCTGTTGATTTATTGCATCAATATGGTGGTTGGGAAAGTAGGCCTGTAGTTGACCTTTTTGTTGGTTTTGCTGAAAAATGTTTTACACTTTTTGGTGATAGAGTTAAGTATTGGTTTACTCATAATGAACCTTTAGTTGTAGTTGAAGGGGGTTATTTAGAGCAATTTCATTATCCTAAAATAGTAGATGGGTATAAAGCTGTTCAGGTGGCTTATCATTTACAGTTGGCAAGTAGTAAAGCTATTGAAAGGTATCGACAACTAAATTTAGAGGGTGAAATTGGTATTATTTTGAACTTGACTCCTGCTTATCCAGCGAGTGACTCACCAGAAGATTTAGAAGCCGCACGAATTGCAGATTTATGGTATAACCGTATGTTTATGGATGCCAGTAGTAAAGGTTATTTTCCAGAAGAACTCGTTTCTATTTTGAAAAAGGAAAATGCACTTTGGAAATCAACTGAAGAAGAGTTGACAATTATTAAAAATAATACCATTGATATTTTAGGGGTAAATTTTTATCATCCTAATCGTGTGCAAAGACCTAAGTATTCTCCTAATAGTTTAGCAGTAGATTTTCTTCCAAATAAATATTGGCAATCCTACGATATGCCTATGGCTAGAATGAATGTTGATAAGGGTTGGGAAATTTATCCAAAGGCTGTTTATGATATTGCAAAAGATATTCAAGAAAACTATGGCAATATAAAATGGTATATGAGTGAAAATGGAATTGGCGTTTCTAAAGAGGAACGTTTCATGAATGAAGCGGGTATGATTGAAGATGACTACCGCATTCAATTCATCAAAGAACATCTCTATTGGTTACAAAAAGGAATCTCTGAGGGTAGCCACTGTATTGGTTATCACTTGTGGACGCCGATTGATTGTTGGTCATGGGCCAATGCTTATCGCAATCGTTATGGTTTAATTAGTAATAATATCCATACTCAAACTAAGACAATAAAAAAATCAGGTTATTGGATGAAAAATATGATTGATAGTAACCAATTTTTAATTGATGAAACAGTTTTTAATAGCTAG
- a CDS encoding PTS sugar transporter subunit IIC produces the protein MNKFMDKLSEKILPIATMLGNNKYLLVLRDAFMLSFPLTMFGSLIVVFNNLPFWPDSLKTQFGTIFGNGQSATMSIMTVFVSLGIGYYMAKSEELEEAIYSAVVSLAAFLILTPFFFDVLDAKGKVAATATGALSLDRLGAKGMFLGIIASFLAAKLFAYLTKRGFTIKMPDSVPPAVSKSFSALIPAIGTLLAFLIVNALMVTIFNTNLHDVIYNVIQKPLTGLGTSLFATVIAIFFVQFLWFFGLHGQVIVNSVFEPFWQTNMLDNAQLTQQGADALAKHGHIVTKSFMDTFTVGLGGSGSTLIVVIMMAFIMKNKQYKEVGRFALAPGIFNVNEPVIFGLPMVMNASIVIPWLLAPIVSAIIAYLGFASGLVPLTTGAQVPWTMPIFVSGFLATNSIMGAVLQLVQVVAIALIWFPFLKMIDRTNVEDL, from the coding sequence ATGAATAAATTTATGGATAAATTAAGCGAAAAAATACTACCCATCGCAACAATGCTTGGGAATAACAAGTATTTATTAGTCTTACGTGATGCCTTTATGCTATCATTCCCTTTAACCATGTTTGGGTCATTGATAGTTGTCTTTAATAACCTACCATTTTGGCCAGATAGTTTAAAAACACAATTTGGAACAATATTTGGCAATGGTCAAAGTGCTACGATGTCAATTATGACAGTCTTTGTCTCTTTAGGTATTGGTTATTATATGGCTAAATCTGAAGAATTGGAAGAAGCTATTTATAGTGCCGTTGTGTCTTTAGCAGCATTTCTGATCTTAACACCCTTTTTCTTTGATGTTTTAGATGCAAAAGGAAAAGTTGCCGCAACAGCTACAGGTGCTCTAAGTCTTGATCGTTTGGGAGCAAAAGGAATGTTCCTAGGGATTATTGCGTCATTCTTAGCAGCAAAACTTTTTGCTTACTTAACAAAACGTGGCTTTACGATTAAGATGCCAGATAGTGTACCACCAGCAGTTTCAAAATCTTTTTCAGCGCTAATTCCAGCAATTGGGACTTTATTAGCTTTCTTGATTGTTAATGCTTTGATGGTAACCATTTTTAATACGAATCTACATGATGTTATCTATAATGTTATCCAAAAACCTCTAACTGGTCTTGGAACAAGTTTATTTGCTACTGTTATTGCTATTTTCTTTGTACAATTCCTTTGGTTCTTTGGTTTACATGGTCAAGTTATTGTTAATTCTGTTTTTGAACCTTTTTGGCAAACCAACATGCTAGACAATGCGCAATTAACCCAACAAGGAGCAGATGCTCTAGCTAAACATGGTCACATTGTCACTAAATCTTTCATGGATACTTTTACTGTTGGACTTGGTGGTTCAGGATCAACTCTGATTGTGGTTATCATGATGGCCTTTATTATGAAAAATAAACAATATAAAGAGGTTGGTCGTTTTGCTTTGGCACCAGGTATTTTCAATGTTAATGAACCCGTTATTTTTGGCTTACCAATGGTTATGAATGCTAGCATTGTCATTCCTTGGCTTTTAGCGCCAATTGTATCTGCCATCATTGCTTATCTTGGATTTGCAAGTGGCTTGGTACCTTTAACAACGGGGGCACAAGTACCTTGGACGATGCCAATCTTTGTTTCTGGTTTCTTAGCAACCAATTCAATTATGGGTGCAGTTTTACAATTAGTTCAGGTAGTGGCTATTGCATTGATATGGTTCCCATTCTTGAAAATGATTGATCGCACTAATGTTGAAGATTTATAA
- a CDS encoding MurR/RpiR family transcriptional regulator translates to MNFKERISIQFTNLTKTDKKITNYLLDNPAFLSDQSVQEAAKVIETSPAALVRFSKKIGYKGLAELKIDLDRYAEEKPSLDDNNDETPKTAVLNHYRRNLNLIEEQLDEKQLQRIATTMLEAKDLKILGIGSSGLNAEQMVYNLLYQDCYTESVTSKTKMYYLSRSLKKETALLFYTVSGNTDFKAIFKAAKEAGSKTIIVTMVDNAYVRKYADELVILPSNAMQVDQKEGSLYLLDNRSIFSIFSEILSSYIALELK, encoded by the coding sequence ATGAATTTTAAAGAAAGAATCTCAATACAATTCACAAATCTAACAAAAACAGATAAAAAAATAACCAACTATCTATTGGATAATCCTGCTTTTTTATCAGATCAGAGCGTTCAAGAAGCTGCTAAGGTTATTGAGACGTCACCAGCAGCCTTAGTCAGATTTTCAAAAAAAATAGGTTATAAAGGATTAGCTGAATTAAAAATTGACTTAGATCGTTATGCAGAAGAAAAGCCAAGTTTAGATGACAACAATGATGAAACTCCAAAAACAGCTGTTCTCAATCATTATCGAAGAAATCTCAATCTCATTGAAGAACAACTTGATGAAAAACAACTTCAAAGAATAGCAACGACTATGCTTGAAGCAAAAGACCTAAAAATATTAGGGATTGGGAGTTCAGGTTTAAATGCTGAACAAATGGTATATAATTTACTTTACCAAGATTGTTACACTGAAAGTGTCACTAGTAAAACCAAAATGTATTATCTATCTCGTAGTTTAAAAAAAGAAACAGCTTTACTTTTTTACACCGTTTCAGGAAATACAGATTTTAAAGCTATTTTTAAAGCTGCTAAAGAAGCAGGCTCAAAAACTATTATTGTAACGATGGTTGATAATGCTTATGTGCGAAAATATGCTGATGAATTAGTCATTTTACCGTCGAATGCCATGCAAGTTGATCAAAAAGAAGGCTCTCTATATCTTTTGGATAATAGATCTATATTTTCTATTTTTTCTGAAATATTATCCTCTTATATCGCCCTTGAATTAAAATAA
- the scrK gene encoding fructokinase ScrK: MTQLFGSIEAGGTKFVCAVGNESYKIIEKVQFPTTTPDETIEKTIAFFKAFETELKGIAIGSFGPIDIDPDSKTYGYVTTTPKANWANVDLLGKIANAFDVPFYFTTDVNSSAYGEALVRKEVDSLVYYTIGTGIGAGAIQDGHFIGGLGHTEAGHTYVKPHPKDLENHFEGVCPFHKGCLEGMASGPSLEARAGMKGELIPEYSEIWDIQAYYIAQAALQATMLYRPQVIVFGGGVMGQAHMLKRVHDTFSELLNGYLPVPDLKEYIVTPAIEGNGSATVGNFALADKISK, from the coding sequence ATGACACAACTTTTTGGAAGTATTGAAGCAGGAGGGACCAAATTTGTCTGTGCTGTTGGAAATGAGTCTTATAAGATTATTGAAAAAGTTCAATTTCCAACAACAACTCCTGATGAAACGATCGAAAAAACAATTGCATTTTTTAAAGCATTTGAAACGGAATTAAAAGGGATTGCTATTGGTTCATTTGGACCAATTGACATTGACCCAGATTCAAAAACCTACGGTTATGTGACAACGACACCCAAAGCAAATTGGGCTAATGTTGATTTATTAGGAAAAATTGCTAATGCTTTTGATGTTCCTTTTTACTTTACAACAGATGTCAATAGCTCTGCTTATGGTGAAGCCTTAGTCAGAAAAGAAGTTGATAGTCTAGTATACTATACTATTGGTACTGGAATTGGTGCTGGAGCTATTCAAGATGGCCATTTTATTGGTGGTTTAGGTCATACCGAAGCTGGTCACACTTATGTTAAGCCACATCCGAAAGATTTGGAAAATCATTTTGAAGGTGTTTGTCCATTCCATAAAGGTTGTTTAGAAGGAATGGCTTCTGGACCAAGTTTGGAAGCTAGAGCTGGTATGAAAGGTGAATTAATTCCTGAATACTCAGAAATTTGGGACATTCAAGCTTATTATATTGCACAAGCTGCATTGCAAGCGACAATGTTATATCGTCCACAAGTCATTGTCTTTGGGGGTGGTGTTATGGGACAAGCTCATATGTTAAAACGTGTTCATGATACTTTTAGCGAACTTTTAAATGGTTACTTACCAGTTCCTGATTTAAAGGAGTATATTGTTACACCTGCAATAGAAGGTAATGGTTCTGCTACAGTTGGTAATTTTGCATTGGCAGATAAAATCTCAAAATAA
- a CDS encoding sucrose-specific PTS transporter subunit IIBC gives MDYKKVASDVVDAVGKDNLVAAAHCATRLRLVLKDDSKVNQTLLDNNSNVKGTFKIDGQYQVIIGAGDVNYVYDELIKETGLSEVSTDDLKKIAASDKKFNPIMALIKLLSDIFVPIIPALVAGGLLMALRNFLTSAGLFGSKSLEAMYPAIKGISAMIQLMSAAPFMFLPILVGVSAAKRFGANQYLGAAIGMIMTTPDLGGLTKFWDIFGYHVAQTSYTYQVIPVLVAVWVLSILEKYFHKKLPSAVDFTFTPLLSVMITGFLTFTVIGPVMLLVSNGITNGIVWLYHTTGFLGMGIFGGTYSLIVMTGLHQSFPAIETQLLSAWTKGTGYGDFIFVVASMANVAQGAATFAIWFLTKSSKTKGLASSAAVSALLGITEPALFGVNLKYRFPFFCALVGSAVAAAVAGLLKVIAVSLGSAGFLGFLSINATSIPFFVLCELISFAIAFVITYAYGKTKASAVFAAEEVAELAKVETETNEVEKTSNQESIRAVETNTNPKQAETLVSPLVGKALDIKSVSDPVFSSEAMGKGIAIKPSENKVFSPVDGIVQIAFETGHAYGLKSDNGTEILIHIGIDTVKMDGDGFTQNVAANQTVKKGDLLGTFDSEKIKAAGLDDTTMIIVTNTADYEEVTAVATGQVAVGDDLIKVN, from the coding sequence ATGGATTACAAAAAGGTTGCATCTGATGTCGTAGATGCTGTCGGAAAAGATAATCTCGTTGCTGCTGCACATTGTGCGACACGTCTAAGACTTGTTTTAAAAGATGACAGTAAAGTGAATCAAACACTGTTAGATAACAACTCAAATGTAAAAGGGACATTCAAAATTGATGGTCAGTATCAAGTTATTATTGGGGCTGGAGATGTTAATTATGTCTATGACGAGTTGATTAAAGAGACTGGTCTATCGGAAGTATCGACAGATGACTTGAAAAAAATAGCTGCTAGTGATAAGAAATTTAATCCTATTATGGCACTTATCAAGTTACTTTCTGATATTTTTGTACCTATCATTCCTGCCTTAGTTGCTGGTGGTCTGTTAATGGCTTTACGTAACTTCTTGACATCTGCTGGTCTATTTGGATCAAAATCACTTGAAGCGATGTATCCTGCTATTAAAGGCATCTCAGCAATGATTCAGTTGATGTCTGCAGCGCCATTTATGTTCCTACCTATATTAGTTGGTGTTTCAGCTGCTAAACGCTTTGGTGCTAATCAATACTTAGGTGCTGCCATTGGTATGATTATGACAACTCCAGACTTAGGTGGCTTAACAAAATTCTGGGATATTTTTGGATATCATGTAGCTCAAACCAGTTATACTTACCAAGTTATTCCAGTTTTAGTTGCGGTATGGGTATTATCTATTCTTGAAAAGTATTTCCATAAGAAGCTTCCATCAGCAGTAGACTTCACTTTCACACCTTTACTATCAGTCATGATTACTGGTTTTCTCACTTTTACTGTTATAGGTCCAGTAATGTTATTAGTGTCTAATGGTATTACTAATGGCATCGTCTGGCTATACCATACAACAGGATTCCTTGGAATGGGAATATTTGGTGGAACATATTCATTAATTGTTATGACTGGATTACACCAATCTTTCCCTGCAATTGAAACACAATTATTATCAGCTTGGACAAAAGGTACTGGCTATGGAGACTTTATCTTTGTTGTCGCTTCAATGGCTAATGTTGCACAAGGTGCAGCTACATTTGCAATTTGGTTTTTAACAAAAAGTTCAAAAACAAAAGGTTTGGCATCATCAGCTGCAGTCTCAGCCTTACTTGGGATTACAGAGCCAGCATTATTTGGGGTTAACCTAAAATACCGCTTCCCATTTTTCTGTGCTTTAGTAGGATCAGCAGTGGCAGCAGCAGTTGCAGGCTTGCTAAAAGTTATTGCAGTATCACTTGGTTCTGCAGGTTTCTTAGGATTCCTTTCAATCAATGCAACGTCAATTCCATTCTTTGTTCTATGTGAATTGATTAGCTTTGCTATTGCTTTTGTGATAACATATGCTTATGGTAAAACAAAAGCTTCAGCAGTATTTGCAGCTGAAGAAGTTGCAGAGTTAGCAAAAGTTGAAACTGAAACAAATGAAGTAGAAAAAACGTCAAATCAAGAAAGCATTAGAGCAGTAGAAACAAACACTAACCCAAAACAAGCTGAAACACTTGTCTCACCACTTGTTGGTAAAGCATTAGATATTAAATCAGTCAGTGACCCAGTCTTTTCTTCAGAAGCTATGGGTAAAGGAATTGCTATTAAGCCTTCTGAAAACAAAGTATTCTCACCAGTTGATGGAATTGTTCAAATTGCTTTTGAAACAGGTCATGCTTATGGTTTGAAATCTGATAATGGGACTGAAATTCTCATTCATATTGGTATAGATACTGTTAAGATGGATGGAGATGGCTTCACCCAAAATGTCGCAGCAAACCAAACTGTTAAAAAGGGTGACTTGTTGGGAACTTTTGATTCTGAGAAAATCAAAGCTGCTGGTCTAGATGACACAACAATGATTATTGTGACAAACACAGCTGATTATGAAGAAGTAACTGCAGTTGCGACTGGTCAAGTTGCTGTAGGAGACGACTTAATAAAAGTAAACTAA